One window from the genome of Natronomonas pharaonis DSM 2160 encodes:
- a CDS encoding BKACE family enzyme produces MPLEQDSTKGNDPEKAVISAALTGALTTRDQCEHIPYTPAEIADDAAAAREAGAAVAHIHARTENGSPTFETEVYREIYEAVRDRTDILINFSTGALHEPVESRVDYIESVAPDIAALNMGSMNYAKYSESRGDFVFDMVFENSFGEIETMLAAMNEHGVTPELECFDTGHIGNVRPFLEDGTLDHPLHFSLIMGVLGGIPATVENLAHQVRQLPDDATWQVIGISEHQWQLVAAALSMGGNVRVGLEDNFYLPDGEMATNPELVAEAADLARTVGREPATPAEAADIMGVDT; encoded by the coding sequence ATGCCGCTCGAACAGGATTCGACGAAAGGTAACGACCCCGAAAAGGCGGTCATCAGCGCCGCGCTCACCGGTGCACTCACGACGAGAGACCAGTGTGAGCATATTCCGTACACGCCGGCGGAGATAGCCGATGACGCCGCCGCCGCCCGCGAGGCCGGCGCAGCGGTCGCACACATTCACGCCCGGACGGAAAACGGGTCACCGACCTTCGAGACGGAGGTCTACCGCGAAATATACGAGGCGGTCCGCGACCGAACGGACATCCTTATCAACTTCTCGACGGGCGCGCTCCACGAGCCGGTCGAATCACGCGTCGACTACATCGAATCCGTCGCTCCCGACATCGCGGCGCTCAACATGGGGTCGATGAACTACGCCAAATACAGCGAGTCCCGCGGCGATTTCGTCTTCGATATGGTCTTCGAGAACTCGTTCGGCGAAATCGAGACGATGCTCGCCGCGATGAACGAACACGGCGTCACCCCCGAACTGGAGTGTTTCGACACCGGCCACATCGGCAACGTCCGGCCGTTCCTCGAAGACGGAACGCTCGACCACCCACTGCATTTTTCGCTCATCATGGGCGTTCTCGGCGGTATCCCGGCGACAGTCGAGAACCTCGCCCATCAGGTCCGACAGCTCCCCGACGATGCGACATGGCAGGTCATCGGCATCTCCGAACACCAGTGGCAACTCGTTGCCGCCGCGCTCTCGATGGGCGGCAACGTCCGGGTCGGTCTCGAAGACAACTTCTATCTCCCGGACGGCGAGATGGCGACAAATCCCGAACTCG